Proteins co-encoded in one Flavivirga eckloniae genomic window:
- a CDS encoding gliding motility-associated protein GldE, producing the protein MDPDPSSFKPLLISIDFSIVTGFVLLFLLLVCSALISGAEVALFSLSRKDIDEGLEKKSKRIEIISKLLEHPKKLLATILVANNFINIAIVILFAFLGDFMFENITSTYVKFIVEVIVITFLILLFGEILPKIYASRNNLKFSSFMAYPLRVLDVVLSPVSMPMRRVTVAIHNRLGKQKSNLSVDQLSQALELTSKEDTTKEEHKILQGIVSFGNTDTKQVMRPRIDIFALNIEQKYNEIMPEIISNGYSRIPVYEDNIDTIKGILYVKDLLPHIDKKQFDWASLIREPFFVPENKKLDDLMSEFQEKKVHLAVVVDEYGGTSGLISLEDIIEEIVGDISDEFDDEDLMYSKLDDNNFVFEGKTALKDFYKIVKVEDTTIFEDNKGEAETIAGFVLEISGSFPKLNSKINFENYVFTIEALDRKRIKLLKFTIT; encoded by the coding sequence TTGGATCCTGACCCCTCGAGTTTTAAACCTTTATTAATTTCAATTGATTTTTCAATTGTTACTGGTTTTGTATTACTGTTTTTACTATTAGTTTGTTCCGCTCTTATCTCCGGGGCAGAGGTAGCCTTGTTTTCACTTAGCAGAAAAGATATCGATGAAGGTTTAGAAAAAAAATCTAAACGTATCGAGATTATATCCAAACTTTTGGAACATCCCAAAAAGTTACTGGCCACCATATTAGTTGCCAATAATTTTATAAACATTGCCATAGTTATTCTGTTCGCCTTTTTGGGCGATTTTATGTTTGAAAACATCACGAGTACTTACGTTAAGTTTATTGTTGAGGTAATAGTTATTACATTTTTAATCTTATTATTTGGCGAAATTTTACCTAAAATATATGCCAGTAGAAATAACTTGAAGTTTTCTTCATTTATGGCGTATCCGCTGCGGGTTTTAGATGTTGTTTTATCACCAGTAAGCATGCCAATGCGAAGGGTAACAGTAGCTATTCATAACAGGTTGGGGAAACAGAAATCTAATTTAAGTGTCGATCAGCTTTCTCAAGCTTTAGAGTTAACAAGCAAAGAAGATACAACCAAGGAAGAACATAAAATTTTACAGGGAATTGTGTCCTTTGGTAATACAGATACCAAACAGGTTATGCGCCCTAGAATAGACATTTTTGCACTAAACATTGAGCAGAAATACAACGAAATTATGCCTGAAATAATTTCTAACGGCTATTCCAGAATTCCTGTTTATGAAGACAATATAGATACCATTAAGGGTATACTCTATGTGAAGGATTTATTACCTCATATAGATAAAAAACAGTTTGATTGGGCGAGCTTAATACGAGAGCCTTTTTTCGTTCCTGAAAACAAGAAATTGGATGATCTAATGTCAGAATTTCAAGAGAAAAAGGTGCATTTAGCAGTTGTGGTAGATGAATATGGGGGTACCTCTGGTTTAATTTCGTTAGAAGATATTATCGAAGAAATTGTGGGCGATATTAGTGATGAGTTTGATGATGAAGATCTTATGTATTCTAAATTGGACGATAATAATTTTGTTTTTGAAGGAAAAACAGCTTTAAAGGATTTTTATAAAATTGTTAAAGTTGAAGATACGACCATTTTTGAAGACAATAAGGGAGAGGCAGAGACCATCGCAGGATTCGTACTTGAAATATCTGGAAGTTTCCCAAAACTAAACAGTAAAATAAATTTTGAAAATTACGTTTTTACAATAGAGGCTTTAGATAGGAAAAGGATAAAGCTTTTAAAGTTTACAATTACCTAA
- a CDS encoding Rne/Rng family ribonuclease yields MDKELIIRSSSDNVDFALLKDGKLIELQKDEDSNDFSVGDVFIAKIRKSVPGLNAAFVNVGYEKDAFLHYHDLGPKLPSLLKFTKRVSTGKLKDFSLKDFPFEKDIEKDGKIADVLKSNQSLLVQIVKEPISTKGPRISSELSIAGRYIVLVPFSSRISISQKIEDREEKDRLKRLVKSITPPGFGIIVRTVAQGRKVAELDKDLQNLLGRWTAMCKKLHKAHHPSKVLGEMNKASSILRDIFNDTFTSIHVDDEELCIQIKDYVQEIAPKKESIVKLYQSKVPIFEKFGIERQIKTSFGKTVSMAKGAYLVIEHTEALHVIDVNSGNRSNKASNQEDTALEVNLIAATEMARQLRLRDMGGIIVVDFIDMTNSENRQKLFNHLRDEMKDDRAKHKILPPSKFGLIQITRQRVRPEMNIKTREENPNGLNGSEIEAPIGLVQKVKHDLDQLLKKDYKKVTLNTHPFIAAFLTKGFPSIRSKWFFEHKKWVKILPRDAYTYLEYHFFDKDGNQIK; encoded by the coding sequence ATGGATAAAGAATTGATTATTCGATCTAGTTCCGACAATGTTGATTTTGCCTTATTAAAAGATGGAAAACTTATTGAATTACAGAAGGACGAAGATAGTAACGACTTTTCAGTTGGTGATGTGTTTATAGCCAAAATAAGAAAATCCGTTCCTGGTCTAAATGCCGCATTTGTTAATGTGGGTTATGAGAAAGATGCATTTTTGCATTATCATGATTTAGGGCCTAAACTACCTTCCCTTTTAAAATTCACTAAACGTGTAAGCACAGGTAAACTAAAAGATTTCTCTTTAAAAGATTTCCCATTTGAAAAGGATATTGAGAAAGATGGCAAAATTGCCGACGTCTTAAAATCCAATCAATCGCTATTGGTACAAATAGTTAAAGAACCTATATCTACAAAAGGCCCTAGAATTAGCTCAGAGCTTTCTATTGCAGGCAGATATATTGTTTTAGTTCCTTTTTCCAGCCGTATTTCTATTTCTCAAAAAATAGAAGACAGAGAAGAAAAAGATCGACTAAAAAGATTGGTAAAGAGTATAACTCCACCAGGTTTTGGCATTATTGTGCGCACAGTAGCACAAGGCAGAAAAGTAGCTGAACTAGATAAAGATTTACAAAATTTGCTTGGTCGTTGGACCGCAATGTGTAAAAAGCTACATAAAGCACATCATCCCAGTAAAGTACTTGGAGAAATGAATAAGGCCTCGTCTATTCTACGAGACATATTTAATGACACCTTTACAAGTATTCATGTTGATGATGAAGAGCTTTGCATTCAAATTAAAGATTATGTGCAAGAAATTGCACCAAAAAAAGAATCAATAGTAAAATTGTATCAGTCTAAAGTTCCGATTTTCGAAAAATTTGGAATCGAAAGACAAATCAAAACCTCATTTGGTAAAACCGTCTCTATGGCTAAAGGTGCCTATTTGGTAATCGAACACACCGAAGCACTTCATGTTATCGACGTAAATAGTGGTAACAGATCTAACAAAGCCAGTAACCAAGAGGACACAGCATTAGAAGTCAATTTAATAGCAGCTACAGAAATGGCCCGCCAATTACGTTTGCGTGATATGGGAGGCATTATCGTTGTAGATTTTATCGACATGACTAATTCTGAAAATAGACAAAAATTATTTAATCATCTTCGCGACGAAATGAAAGATGATAGAGCAAAACACAAAATTTTGCCTCCTAGTAAATTCGGATTGATACAAATAACAAGACAACGTGTTCGCCCAGAAATGAACATAAAAACCCGTGAGGAAAATCCTAACGGTTTAAATGGTTCTGAGATTGAAGCACCCATAGGATTGGTGCAAAAAGTAAAACACGATCTTGATCAATTATTAAAAAAAGACTATAAAAAGGTGACATTAAACACACACCCTTTTATAGCAGCCTTTTTAACAAAAGGTTTTCCATCTATACGTTCAAAATGGTTTTTTGAACACAAAAAATGGGTTAAAATTTTACCAAGAGATGCTTACACATATCTAGAATATCATTTTTTTGACAAAGATGGTAATCAAATTAAATAA
- a CDS encoding sialate O-acetylesterase yields MKSHFLSFKRKVYLCAGVIFFTFALTLKAQTLTVTNLVKNNAVLQRNTDANIWGEGKPGNTVTIKLGSGNNITTTIASNGKWSVKIPTGNAGGPYDLTIGDATKTYTFSGILLGEVWLCSGQSNMDMPMKGWDNQPITNGPTEIANANFPNIRLFKVPLKPSYDRETSVGGNWAVCNPNSVKNFSAVAYFFAKEIHQKLNVPVGIIVASRGNSRGECWTTANSLTSVVGFENVIADLNVARQTPSEGKYRIFNIQGGFITPEALYNGMIHPVTPYTIKGVNWYQGESNTHDPNQYKGVLKHLISAWRSEFNNPNMPFYFAQIAPWNYTDKASQELRETQFLAQSIPNTGMASLLDVGDFEKIHPPKKQQVGQRLAYWALAKQYGENIVFSGPKFRSATFSNGKGILEFDYADGIKLTNGNNFEIAGSDGNFVTANAIVNNGKIEVSASSVPNPTQARYGWSNFVQGSLFNGANMPSSSFRTEIPSTRPAANIPNGVYYIQDPAGTIKINSPSGRTIDKANNTGDGAKWEFTKVGSYYTLKNQRNNEFLEVPYEACHANDKPQNPNVNLATWTSSGSNHQRWNITKVDDDYFLEPLHCSKVVDRNNSGAIHLWPYQAGNGQQTWRIVDVVANNLASKSIHANSNSISNPISNGIIYLTNVNGASYSISDISGQLVQSGDIENNSINVSVLSAGIYIVKFSNDEIIQIEKVVIK; encoded by the coding sequence ATGAAATCACATTTTTTATCTTTTAAAAGAAAAGTCTATTTATGTGCAGGAGTTATTTTTTTCACTTTTGCCTTGACACTTAAAGCTCAAACGTTAACAGTTACCAATTTAGTTAAAAACAATGCTGTTTTACAGCGGAATACAGATGCAAATATCTGGGGGGAAGGTAAACCAGGTAATACAGTAACAATTAAACTAGGGAGTGGTAATAATATAACAACAACAATAGCGAGTAATGGTAAGTGGAGTGTTAAAATCCCAACAGGTAATGCAGGTGGACCATATGACTTAACCATTGGTGATGCTACAAAAACATATACCTTTTCAGGAATTTTATTAGGTGAAGTTTGGTTGTGTTCAGGTCAGTCTAATATGGACATGCCTATGAAAGGTTGGGATAACCAGCCTATAACTAATGGACCCACCGAAATAGCTAATGCTAATTTTCCTAATATTAGACTTTTTAAGGTGCCTTTAAAACCTTCTTATGATAGAGAAACTTCAGTTGGTGGTAATTGGGCAGTTTGTAACCCTAATAGCGTTAAAAACTTTTCAGCAGTGGCTTACTTTTTTGCTAAAGAAATACATCAAAAGTTAAACGTTCCTGTAGGGATCATTGTAGCATCAAGAGGGAATTCAAGAGGAGAATGTTGGACAACAGCAAATTCATTAACTTCTGTTGTTGGGTTTGAAAATGTAATTGCCGATTTAAATGTAGCAAGGCAAACACCAAGTGAAGGAAAATATAGAATATTTAACATTCAAGGAGGGTTTATCACCCCAGAAGCTTTATATAATGGAATGATTCATCCTGTTACACCTTACACAATAAAAGGTGTGAATTGGTATCAAGGAGAAAGTAATACGCATGATCCTAATCAATATAAGGGAGTCTTAAAGCATCTAATTTCCGCTTGGAGATCAGAATTTAATAACCCAAATATGCCTTTTTATTTTGCTCAGATAGCACCGTGGAATTATACAGACAAAGCATCTCAGGAATTAAGAGAAACTCAGTTCTTAGCCCAAAGTATTCCTAATACAGGTATGGCTTCCTTGTTAGATGTGGGTGATTTTGAGAAAATACATCCTCCAAAAAAACAACAAGTAGGACAACGACTAGCATATTGGGCTTTAGCAAAACAATATGGTGAAAATATAGTTTTCTCAGGGCCAAAATTTCGTTCTGCAACCTTTAGCAATGGAAAAGGAATACTTGAATTTGATTATGCTGATGGTATAAAATTAACAAATGGCAATAATTTTGAAATCGCAGGGTCTGATGGAAATTTTGTAACAGCAAATGCCATAGTAAATAATGGAAAAATTGAAGTTTCAGCAAGTAGCGTTCCAAATCCAACCCAAGCAAGGTATGGTTGGTCTAATTTCGTTCAAGGGTCTTTATTTAATGGAGCTAACATGCCTTCTTCATCTTTTAGAACAGAAATTCCATCTACAAGACCTGCAGCAAATATTCCGAATGGTGTCTATTATATACAAGACCCAGCGGGAACTATAAAAATTAATAGTCCTAGCGGTAGAACTATAGACAAGGCAAATAACACAGGTGATGGTGCCAAGTGGGAATTCACTAAAGTAGGAAGTTACTATACGCTTAAAAACCAAAGAAACAACGAGTTTTTAGAAGTTCCTTATGAAGCATGTCATGCTAATGACAAACCGCAGAACCCTAATGTTAATTTAGCAACCTGGACTTCATCTGGTAGCAATCATCAACGATGGAACATCACTAAGGTGGATGATGATTATTTTTTAGAACCATTGCATTGTAGTAAAGTGGTTGATCGAAATAACAGCGGCGCTATACATTTATGGCCTTATCAAGCTGGTAACGGGCAACAAACATGGCGAATTGTTGACGTAGTGGCAAATAATCTTGCTTCTAAAAGTATTCATGCAAATTCGAATTCAATTTCTAATCCAATTTCTAATGGAATAATCTATTTGACTAATGTAAATGGCGCTTCATATAGTATTAGTGATATTTCAGGTCAATTAGTTCAATCTGGTGATATAGAAAACAATTCGATTAATGTATCTGTTTTAAGTGCTGGAATTTATATTGTTAAGTTCTCTAATGATGAAATTATCCAAATTGAGAAAGTAGTTATCAAGTAA
- the mutY gene encoding A/G-specific adenine glycosylase — protein MGFSKILINWYSNNKRELPWRQTNDPYRIWLSEIILQQTQVKQGLPYYMSFTEKFPTVFDLAKADESDVLKSWQGLGYYSRARNLHTTAKHVVNELKGVFPVSYKDLLKLKGVGDYTASAIASICFNEVAAVVDGNVYRVLSRYFDINTPINSSKGTKEFKTLAQELIDKKNPAEFNQAIMEFGATQCTPKNPDCNVCPFNKSCMAFNKNKINELPVKIKSAKAKKKYFNFLVFISNDGKTVLEKREGKGIWQNLYQFPLIETNANVDEETFKNLIKEHNLIKGIPFELSLYNKDVVVHKLSHQHLHTRFWIINVNRLITEGISTQDINNYAVPILIGNFIETFNF, from the coding sequence ATGGGATTTTCAAAAATTTTAATTAACTGGTATTCAAATAATAAGAGGGAGCTTCCTTGGAGGCAAACAAACGATCCTTACCGTATTTGGTTGTCAGAAATTATTTTACAACAGACACAAGTTAAGCAAGGACTTCCGTATTATATGTCATTTACGGAAAAATTTCCGACAGTTTTTGACCTTGCCAAGGCCGACGAAAGTGACGTACTTAAATCGTGGCAGGGACTAGGATATTATTCACGAGCCAGAAATTTACATACTACTGCCAAACACGTTGTAAATGAGCTAAAAGGCGTGTTTCCTGTTAGTTATAAAGACTTGTTGAAACTTAAAGGGGTTGGTGATTATACAGCAAGCGCCATAGCTTCTATCTGTTTTAATGAGGTAGCAGCTGTTGTAGATGGGAATGTATATAGAGTGTTGTCAAGGTATTTTGATATTAATACTCCAATTAATTCTTCAAAAGGAACAAAAGAGTTTAAGACATTGGCTCAGGAATTGATCGATAAAAAGAATCCGGCGGAGTTTAACCAAGCTATTATGGAATTTGGAGCAACACAGTGTACACCTAAAAACCCAGATTGCAATGTTTGTCCTTTTAATAAAAGCTGCATGGCCTTCAATAAAAATAAAATAAACGAATTGCCTGTTAAAATTAAATCGGCAAAGGCAAAAAAGAAATATTTTAACTTTTTGGTGTTCATTTCTAACGACGGAAAGACTGTTTTAGAAAAAAGAGAGGGTAAAGGTATTTGGCAGAACCTATATCAATTTCCTTTAATTGAAACCAATGCTAATGTTGATGAAGAAACTTTTAAGAACCTTATTAAGGAACATAATTTAATAAAAGGAATACCATTTGAACTCTCCTTATATAATAAAGACGTTGTTGTACATAAGTTATCTCATCAACATTTGCATACTAGGTTTTGGATTATAAATGTAAACAGGCTTATAACCGAAGGGATTTCTACACAGGACATAAATAATTATGCTGTACCAATTTTAATAGGAAATTTTATTGAAACCTTTAATTTTTAA
- the gldD gene encoding gliding motility lipoprotein GldD — protein sequence MILKLSFKFLLKTFVIIGVFVLVSCKEDYVPKPKAYLRLDYPRAKYTETKLNVPFSFETNTLATRVNLKHVAATTKSYGINLEYPALKGTIFLTYKAIEGDKKNLIDFLRDAQNLTQKHTIKADEIPITPYENKDRKVYGVFSEVKGNVASPAQFYVTDSVNHFLTGSLYFYAKPNYDSILPAANYLQKDIKHIMETVAWK from the coding sequence ATGATTTTAAAGCTGTCTTTTAAATTTTTACTAAAAACGTTCGTAATTATTGGTGTTTTTGTATTAGTGTCTTGTAAAGAAGATTATGTGCCAAAACCTAAAGCTTATTTAAGACTCGACTACCCCAGAGCAAAGTATACAGAGACTAAATTAAATGTCCCCTTTTCGTTCGAAACAAATACTTTGGCAACTAGAGTTAATCTGAAGCATGTTGCTGCTACTACTAAAAGCTATGGTATAAATTTAGAATACCCAGCCTTAAAAGGAACGATTTTTTTAACGTATAAGGCTATTGAAGGTGATAAAAAAAATCTAATTGATTTTTTGCGGGATGCTCAAAACTTAACCCAAAAACACACCATTAAAGCAGATGAGATTCCAATAACGCCTTACGAAAACAAAGACCGAAAAGTATATGGAGTCTTTTCGGAGGTTAAAGGAAATGTGGCCTCACCAGCTCAGTTTTATGTTACCGATAGCGTAAATCATTTTTTAACAGGATCTTTGTATTTTTACGCTAAACCTAATTATGATTCCATTTTACCTGCTGCAAATTACTTGCAAAAAGACATTAAGCATATTATGGAAACTGTAGCGTGGAAATAA
- a CDS encoding ATP-binding protein: protein MKFSFYKSYRFKIIVSFLSIISVTILLFIAYSYFNKKTKDLQKVITNIYDLESNFSNNEKNFQSFLLYGYKTPKFYKTKEEDNIDTFINNISLHKESLDSIFKELQLNKFSLHPKTINDLRHEFYLLDSLSKRIKIERYKLGYRNFGRIGTMRKVAHSIEDLNLVPKEKILQLRRNEKDFLLRSDSIYINKFNTLISQLTAKNNHIEQTKNALNKYKVLFNDIAQIQLKIGNDISINDSGLYGQILKTNQSIREKINHIEAITQKGIENKNSNIAWFVKVSFTGILILMTLLIFYLSQILTSDLKRLQASIHKFIKSGFKEYDAINSNEESKILEVNFLYKAYDMLKKNLLDNIDGLKLTIEELERTTAYKSSFLANMSHEIRTPLNGIIGILNLLNQTKLNDEQIKLLEIANYSSSHLLGLINLILDYSKISAGKLELEQTKINLNQDLNQLINIFKYQASEKNIELIYNFKKSPQASRFIIGDSIRINQIIINLLNNAIKFTKKGWVKLDIKQDKLDDTYDIFHFSVEDTGIGMNEEESKKIFQAFEQVDLSTTRKFGGTGLGLAISNELANLMGSELKFTTSINKGSRFYFSLKLKKEHNDTSKLTSNSLINNLPKLGHTTRVLVVDDNAMNQKVLGLMLNKFNLTIDYANNGIEAVEQFSQKHYDMVFMDIQMPIMDGLEATKSIKATEKFKSNPVPIVAVSASAYTDDRKQANIAGIDDFISKPIEIKNLHNLLIKYSLQLQN, encoded by the coding sequence ATGAAGTTTAGCTTTTATAAATCTTACAGGTTTAAGATTATTGTATCTTTTTTAAGCATTATTTCCGTTACTATATTACTATTTATTGCCTATAGTTACTTCAACAAGAAAACAAAAGATTTACAAAAAGTAATTACAAATATTTACGATTTAGAGTCTAACTTTTCGAATAACGAGAAGAACTTTCAATCGTTTTTACTCTACGGATACAAAACACCTAAATTTTACAAAACAAAGGAAGAAGACAATATCGATACGTTTATCAATAATATTTCTTTACACAAAGAAAGTTTAGATTCTATTTTTAAAGAATTACAGTTAAACAAATTCTCACTACATCCAAAAACAATAAACGATTTAAGACACGAATTCTATCTTCTGGATTCACTCTCAAAAAGAATAAAAATTGAACGTTATAAACTAGGTTATCGCAATTTTGGAAGAATTGGTACTATGCGAAAAGTAGCCCATAGCATAGAAGATTTAAATCTTGTTCCCAAGGAAAAAATTCTTCAACTAAGACGTAATGAAAAAGATTTTTTACTTAGGTCGGATAGTATCTACATAAACAAATTCAATACTTTAATATCTCAGCTCACTGCAAAAAACAACCACATTGAACAAACGAAAAACGCATTAAATAAGTACAAAGTACTATTTAACGATATAGCGCAAATACAGCTTAAAATTGGGAACGACATAAGTATTAACGACTCTGGTTTATATGGACAAATACTTAAAACCAATCAATCCATTCGCGAAAAGATAAATCATATTGAAGCGATTACCCAAAAGGGTATAGAAAACAAAAACTCTAATATTGCATGGTTTGTGAAGGTTTCGTTTACCGGTATTTTAATTTTAATGACTTTGTTGATCTTCTATCTATCACAAATTTTAACTAGCGATTTAAAACGGTTACAAGCATCAATACATAAGTTTATAAAATCCGGATTTAAAGAGTACGACGCCATTAATAGCAACGAAGAATCTAAAATACTAGAAGTTAACTTTTTGTATAAAGCTTACGATATGCTTAAGAAAAACCTATTGGATAATATAGATGGCCTTAAGTTAACTATCGAAGAATTGGAGCGAACTACCGCTTACAAATCCAGCTTTTTGGCAAATATGAGCCATGAAATAAGAACACCTTTAAATGGTATTATAGGGATTCTAAACCTATTAAATCAAACCAAATTAAATGACGAACAAATAAAATTGCTCGAAATTGCAAATTACTCTTCCAGCCATCTTTTAGGGCTCATAAACTTAATACTTGATTACTCCAAGATTTCTGCAGGTAAACTAGAATTGGAACAAACCAAAATAAACCTAAATCAGGACTTAAATCAGCTTATCAATATATTTAAATATCAAGCATCTGAAAAAAATATCGAACTCATTTATAATTTTAAAAAATCACCACAAGCTTCAAGATTTATTATTGGTGATAGCATAAGAATAAATCAAATTATAATCAACTTGTTGAATAACGCCATCAAATTCACGAAAAAAGGCTGGGTAAAACTAGATATAAAACAAGATAAATTAGATGACACCTACGATATTTTCCATTTTTCTGTTGAAGATACTGGCATTGGCATGAATGAAGAAGAATCTAAAAAAATATTTCAGGCGTTCGAACAGGTAGATTTATCAACTACCCGAAAATTTGGAGGGACAGGCTTAGGTTTAGCAATATCTAATGAATTGGCAAATTTAATGGGCAGTGAATTAAAATTCACTACTTCAATAAATAAAGGAAGTCGGTTTTATTTCAGTTTAAAATTAAAAAAAGAGCATAACGACACATCAAAGTTAACCTCTAATTCCTTAATTAATAATTTACCTAAACTGGGGCATACAACTAGAGTTTTGGTAGTAGACGATAATGCCATGAACCAAAAAGTGCTGGGTTTAATGTTGAACAAATTCAATTTAACCATAGACTATGCCAACAACGGTATTGAAGCCGTGGAGCAGTTTAGCCAAAAACACTACGACATGGTATTTATGGACATACAAATGCCTATAATGGACGGTTTAGAAGCTACTAAGAGTATTAAAGCTACCGAGAAATTTAAATCTAACCCCGTACCAATCGTTGCCGTTTCTGCCAGTGCCTATACAGACGACAGAAAACAGGCTAACATAGCTGGTATTGACGATTTTATTTCTAAACCAATAGAAATAAAAAACCTACATAACCTACTTATTAAATACTCTTTGCAATTACAAAATTAA
- a CDS encoding heavy-metal-associated domain-containing protein — protein MNALRNIIAIVMVVLITISCKNEKKPEVKTVEVATETTSKELDPNATYAKAEFTIDGMTCAVGCAKTIEKKISKMEGVKSATVDFDRKLAMVEYNEAKVTPVLLEETVTKVADVYKVSDMKTVDGFSTKKACAADCAKACCANKTEAEKKACAADCTKACCAKKA, from the coding sequence ATGAACGCATTAAGAAATATTATAGCAATTGTAATGGTGGTATTAATTACTATTAGTTGCAAAAATGAAAAAAAACCAGAAGTTAAAACTGTAGAGGTTGCCACAGAAACTACTTCTAAAGAATTAGACCCTAATGCTACTTATGCTAAAGCAGAATTTACTATTGATGGTATGACATGTGCTGTTGGATGTGCAAAAACCATTGAGAAGAAAATATCTAAAATGGAAGGTGTAAAGTCTGCTACTGTAGATTTCGACAGAAAACTAGCCATGGTTGAATACAACGAAGCAAAAGTAACACCTGTATTATTAGAAGAAACTGTTACTAAAGTTGCAGATGTTTACAAAGTTAGCGACATGAAAACAGTTGATGGTTTTTCTACTAAAAAAGCCTGTGCTGCAGATTGCGCTAAAGCATGTTGTGCAAACAAAACAGAAGCAGAGAAAAAAGCCTGCGCTGCAGATTGTACCAAAGCTTGCTGTGCTAAAAAAGCTTAA
- a CDS encoding HU family DNA-binding protein, with product MTKADLVAKISEKLGIEKGDVQATVETFMEEVKTSLESGDNVYLRGFGSFIIKTRAEKTGRNISKNTTIKIPAHNIPAFKPAKVFVEGVKTNVDVK from the coding sequence ATGACGAAGGCTGATTTAGTAGCAAAAATTTCAGAAAAACTAGGAATTGAAAAAGGCGATGTTCAAGCAACTGTAGAAACATTTATGGAAGAAGTAAAAACTTCTCTAGAAAGTGGTGATAATGTTTACTTAAGAGGTTTTGGAAGCTTCATTATTAAAACGAGAGCTGAAAAAACTGGTAGAAACATTTCTAAAAACACAACCATAAAAATACCTGCTCACAATATCCCAGCATTTAAACCTGCAAAAGTTTTTGTTGAAGGCGTTAAAACAAATGTTGACGTTAAGTAA
- a CDS encoding single-stranded DNA-binding protein — protein MSGTLNKVMLIGHLGDEVKMHYFEGGGCVGRFPLATNETYTNKQTNERITNTEWHNIVVRNKGAEICEKYLSKGDKVYIEGRLKTRKWQDDSGNERYSTEIQCTDFTFLSTKKESENNAVANQNQSIAQKPAPEQPSTSEPIGEENDDLPF, from the coding sequence ATGTCTGGAACTTTAAATAAAGTAATGTTAATAGGTCATTTAGGAGATGAAGTAAAAATGCATTATTTTGAAGGTGGTGGTTGTGTTGGTAGATTTCCTTTGGCAACAAACGAAACGTATACGAACAAACAAACCAACGAGCGCATTACAAATACAGAGTGGCATAATATTGTTGTTAGAAATAAAGGCGCCGAAATATGCGAAAAGTATTTAAGCAAAGGCGACAAGGTTTATATTGAAGGTAGATTAAAAACACGAAAGTGGCAAGATGATAGTGGTAACGAAAGATACTCTACCGAAATTCAATGTACCGATTTTACGTTCCTTTCAACAAAAAAAGAAAGCGAGAATAATGCTGTAGCTAACCAAAATCAGTCTATAGCCCAAAAACCAGCTCCAGAACAACCGTCAACTAGTGAGCCTATTGGGGAAGAAAACGACGATCTTCCATTTTAA